The sequence below is a genomic window from Fusobacterium varium.
TAAATTCAACCAAAGTTTCAATCTTTACCTTTGGATGATTTGATGAAACTCCAACTATTGCTCCTTCTACAATAGGAGCATCTACTATCTCAACTCTTATTTCATCTTTTAATGCCTCTTTAGCTTTCTCAGCATTTAAAACTGAACTCCCAAGATCACAAAGTACTACTACTCCATCTCCTTGATCTGCATTTTTTATAGCTCTTGAAATTATATGTGGACAAGTTCCATAATTTCCCTCTTTATCAATTCCACCACCATTAACTAGATGAAAATCACTATTTTTTAATTCTAAGCAAAAATTTATAATCTCTTGTGATAATTTTGGATTGTGTGCAACTACTACTATTCCTACCATCGTTTCCCCCATAGAAATTTTTGACATATTTTCTTACTATTTTATATACCTTGTTTTTATTATTTGTCAAGATTTAATACTCTTCACATGATAAATGTATCAATTATATTATAACATAAATCAAATATATAGTAACTATTTTTTTCAAAAAAAATAAGAGAAAATACTTAAGGTACCTTCTCTTACATATTTTTTAACTTGCTAACTGAATATCACTATTTTCCTGTTTTTTTACTATTTTATCAAATAATATTTCTAAATATCTAAAAGTATAGTCAAGATTGTATGTTTTTATACTGATATTTTTTCCATTATATTCAAAATCAATATAGAAAATTTTATTTTCTGAGTGTACATCACATATTAACTTAACATTTTTAAATGATGTCTCCCACTTTTTATTTTTTATCAATATTTTCATAACACTCCCTCCTATATTATATATAATTATAGATAATCTATATTTAATTATATATTAGAATAAAATTTGATTTTTGTCAATATATTTTATTTTTATATTGTAAAATAGATAATTATAATATATAATTATTTATATATAGATATAAGGAGGTGCCTCATGATTTTCAAAAACTTTCTAAAGAAAAAAAGAGAAGAATTAGGTTATAGTCAAAATAAAATAGCTAAATTAATTGGGATTACTCAATCTTATTATAATACTATTGAAAGAGGAGAAGTAAAAAATCCTCCTAGTGAAGAAGTTTTAGAAAATATGGCAAAAGTTCTTAATCTTTCTGAAAAAGAAACTAGAGATTTTAAATATCTAGCTGCCATTGAAAGAACTCCTGCTATAATTTTAGAAGAGCTAAAAAAACTATCTAAAATTGAAAAAAGCAATGCAATTATTTCTAATGAAATAAAAGATATAGATAAATATATTCCTCTATACTCTAGAATAAGTGCTGGAATTGGAGCTTTTACTGATGAATCTCCAGTTGATTTCATCTCTATTCCAGGAGTTAGAAATATAGAAACTCTTTTTGCTGTAAATGTTAAAGGTGATTCTATGGAACCAACTATTAAAAATTCATCTATTATTTTATGTAGAAAAGGTGTTGATCTTAGAAATGGAGAGATTGGAACTTTTATTGTAAATGGTGAATCTTATGTAAAAAGGTTAAAAGTTACTGGAAATTATATTGCTCTAATTAGTGACAATCCAAACTATCAACCTATTTATATAGGACCTGGAGATGAATTTATAGCTGTAGGTAAGGTTTTAAAAGTTATAAATGATATTCAATAATACAAAAGCCACAGATTTCTCTGTGGCTTTTTCTTAATTCCATGTTTGACTTTTTTGTTTTCCCTTTTCATAAACTGTTATACTATCAACAGTCCCATCTTCTTGGTATCTCTTCCAAGTTCCATCTTTTATCCAGTTTTTGTATCTTCCTTCCTCCATAACTTTTCCATTATCCCAGAAAGTTTTCCATACTCCTGTACCATCACTTAGATCTTCCTTATGAAGAGTTTTACCATTTTGGTTATAGGCTTCAAGTCCAACAATCTTATTATTTTTATATCTTATAATAGATTTTACCTGTCCATTAGCATAGTAAGCCTTTTGCTCTCCATCTAACTTGTCATTGTTATAGTTTTCACTCATAACAATTTTTCCATCATCAGAATACCAAATTTTCTCTCCATGAAGTTTACCATCTTGATACTCTTCGCTACTCTCTATTATCTCTCCTAAGAAAAGTGCAAACTTACCAGTAAAAGGTTTATTTTCTCCTTTTACATAAACAAGTTTATCATTTCCATAAGTTTTTTCACTTATATCCACTACTCTAAGATTATCTTTTTTCTCTTGAGTTACTTTATTTGAAACTTCTTCTACAGATTTTTTTTCCTCTGTCTTTACATTAGAATCAATTTTTTCTAAAGGAATTAACTCATTATCTTTAGAGTGAGAGTTAATCTTTTTAGTAGAACTACTATTTAATTCTTGACTAATCTCATCTAAAGTTTTTATCTCTTTTATCTCATAAGCATTTAAATTTAACCCTAATATAATAAATGAAATTAAAATTGCCCTTTTCATTTTTTCTATTTTTTCCTCTCTTAAATTATGAAATATAAAATCAATCCCTAGAGGAAAACTAAACTATTATTTAGAGTAGTTAGGTGCCTCTTTAGTTATTGTAATATCATGTGGGTGGCTTTCTTTTAGTCCTGCACCAGTTATTTTTATAAATCTTCCATTTACTTTTAGATCTTCAATTGTAGGAGTTCCACAGTATCCCATTCCTGCTCTAATTCCACCACAAAGTTGGAATATAACATCTTTTAAGCTTCCTTTGTAAGCTATACGTCCTTCTATTCCTTCTGGAACTAGTTTTTGAGCATCATTTTGGAAGTATCTATCTTTAGATCCTCTCTTCATTGCTGCTATTGATCCCATTCCTACATAAATTTTATATTTTCTTCCTTCAAGAATAATCTCTTCTCCTGGAGCTTCCTTAGTTCCTGCAAGGATTCCTCCTAACATTACACAGTCTGCTCCTGCTGCTAGAGCTTTTACGATATCTCCTGAAAGTTTGATTCCTCCGTCAGCTATTACTCCAATTCCTCTTTCTTTACATACTTGATATACATCGTTTACTGCTGTTAATTGAGGAACTCCAACT
It includes:
- a CDS encoding diguanylate cyclase, which encodes MVGIVVVAHNPKLSQEIINFCLELKNSDFHLVNGGGIDKEGNYGTCPHIISRAIKNADQGDGVVVLCDLGSSVLNAEKAKEALKDEIRVEIVDAPIVEGAIVGVSSNHPKVKIETLVEFIKEAKEFPKF
- a CDS encoding helix-turn-helix domain-containing protein: MIFKNFLKKKREELGYSQNKIAKLIGITQSYYNTIERGEVKNPPSEEVLENMAKVLNLSEKETRDFKYLAAIERTPAIILEELKKLSKIEKSNAIISNEIKDIDKYIPLYSRISAGIGAFTDESPVDFISIPGVRNIETLFAVNVKGDSMEPTIKNSSIILCRKGVDLRNGEIGTFIVNGESYVKRLKVTGNYIALISDNPNYQPIYIGPGDEFIAVGKVLKVINDIQ
- a CDS encoding toxin-antitoxin system YwqK family antitoxin — protein: MKRAILISFIILGLNLNAYEIKEIKTLDEISQELNSSSTKKINSHSKDNELIPLEKIDSNVKTEEKKSVEEVSNKVTQEKKDNLRVVDISEKTYGNDKLVYVKGENKPFTGKFALFLGEIIESSEEYQDGKLHGEKIWYSDDGKIVMSENYNNDKLDGEQKAYYANGQVKSIIRYKNNKIVGLEAYNQNGKTLHKEDLSDGTGVWKTFWDNGKVMEEGRYKNWIKDGTWKRYQEDGTVDSITVYEKGKQKSQTWN